In one Drosophila pseudoobscura strain MV-25-SWS-2005 chromosome X, UCI_Dpse_MV25, whole genome shotgun sequence genomic region, the following are encoded:
- the LOC4813758 gene encoding uncharacterized protein isoform X4 produces MEFTLIYSCRLVSFSPLLNAAAAQTRASHQKHQIGHARSNNSNSNDSSSRVCAGEAEEEDNSTESNSTTTATKQALAFTIDHFEASENDAAAQAARYKTMMERFQNRHKRGASMSKLETENATTTTGTNSGGGSGRHSQRSSLDAGSSMADDMSTPTSEQAPQVRLRVRERSASRVRDASKRHSWSPRSSGTTAPEPTATSRPASKSKLPPPASAKGAANQVANRTANQFTPRSTAMQLALRHVEMLCPQPPLADGKPLSEDAVSEAGTYTLDGDNYTEEQKDLMNIDRNAAAAAAKAAAAVAAAEAAAGAAAGVKMRPKQLPVKSNRGSNVLEVNFYHETPLQEHPPQHQQQQPQKSSTGAYLDQLKSRVLRQQAPLSPPTPPSPAADVGCFTSVTTSGVLAKQRALDTHPNKLTRHSHSHSLSTSQIDSSEYVSNEAKLRHTQALSGSATDRQKAEYRLNVFTTSTTQQQAPHQKQQHHQLPETPPTPTQSSDTALMQTAQTKQDWIQEWARNARARSLAQDVSGTSASRRQQQAQAQAQAQQLMTRSYNCSDTGGDSLTDDSLSLYNQQRQYAAAAKLNRSLAERYRLLGDCDYASDPALCSHGGGGGLGPGQAVEPPYKPPKSPSKIPSPLHTLGRGRSASRSRPQTDAYLEQTAAAISNLQQSLSRRSSVKSPAQSSPQHSLEAGAGGGYRRSPLHRALMTSSINEAQLQLLTSGEYLLKQLRRRKNSLDDVEHVEHLYRHEHAYEKSPPEAAAPLSPLRRSSSFQQQQGQGQHPVRQARPNFQNLYTPPAARHAHALSMVQQLKKSASSNNFDQAYSDYDNELQYYINDEDELGTTGAYYSSNEEDEVEESQGSVPLTNTRMNKALLMRIERSKQRVAGTGQTQAKPSSAPAGKLSTAQAGAGLVACPNTPELPRRGIRSASRAAPGSGPKTRQSMPRETSLSRLAQQVPSSLANAKKQLLQTANASVAAGAREQRVQPKYMDISKYKPAQSNSFLRKNDAKSTLKPSDQMKRSPSASSMGLSRGEGTRASNRSVRSTVSAMNSSTTSLGGSNSGNRASSAARRDASVNKQKEAEMAMWKRRSTYDPMKAAAEDRRRKEEARRAQNQTQSQQQMNDEADEVPFESVLRPNNNMTITGGGHGYSPRNSVENDAWTLGESSEYGEYVDDYDENDEAEAEAEADEEHDYVGQESDDVFERESAETAAQGSAE; encoded by the exons ATGGAGTTCACTTTAATTTACTCTTGCCGCTTAGTTTCGTTTTCACCGCTCTTAAatg cggcggcagcacaGACCAGAGCGAGCCACCAGAAGCATCAGATCGGGCACGCTCGctccaacaacagcaacagcaacgacagcagcagcagagtgtGCGCCGGCGAGGCAgaggaggaagacaactcgaCCGAATCGAACTCAACGACGACTGCCACGAAGCAGGCCCTGGCCTTCACCATCGACCACTTTGAGGCCTCGGAGAACGATGCTGCGGCACAGGCGGCCCGCTACAAGACCATGATGGAGCGCTTCCAGAACCGACACAAGCGTGGCGCCTCCATGTCCAAGCTGGAGACGGAGAATGCCACCACCACGACCGGGACgaacagcggcggcggcagcggcaggcacTCGCAGAGGAGCAGCCTGGACGCCGGCAGCAGTATGGCCGACGACATGTCCACGCCCACCTCCGAGCAGGCGCCGCAGGTGAGGCTCCGAGTGCGCGAGAGGAGTGCCTCCCGGGTGCGAGACGCCTCCAAGCGGCACAGCTGGTCGCCACGTAGCTCGGGCACTACAGCCCCAGAGCCAACGGCCACGAGTCGTCCAGCTAGCAAATCGAAGCTGCCACCGCCGGCCTCTGCCAAGGGAGCCGCCAACCAGGTGGCCAACCGCACCGCCAACCAGTTCACGCCCCGCTCCACCGCCATGCAGCTGGCCCTCAGGCATGTGGAGATGCTGTGCCCGCAGCCACCGCTGGCCGATGGCAAGCCCCTCTCGGAGGACGCCGTCAGCGAGGCGGGCACCTACACGCTGGACGGCGACAACTACacggaggagcagaaggatCTCATGAACATCGACCGCAATgccgcagcggcggcagccaaagccgcagccgcagtagcagcagcagaagcagcagcaggagccgcgGCGGGAGTAAAGATGCGCCCGAAGCAGCTGCCGGTTAAGTCGAATCGAGGCAGCAATGTGCTGGAGGTGAACTTTTACCACGAGACGCCGCTGCAGGAGCACCCgccgcagcaccagcagcagcagccacagaagaGCAGCACGGGTGCCTATCTCGATCAGCTGAAGAGTCGTGTGCTGCGCCAGCAGGCGCCCCTGTCGCCACCCACTCCGCCCTCGCCGGCGGCCGATGTGGGCTGCTTCACCAGCGTCACCACCAGCGGAGTGCTGGCCAAGCAGCGGGCCCTGGACACGCATCCCAACAAGCTGAcgcgccacagccacagccacagcctgtCCACGTCACAGATCGACAGCTCCGAGTACGTGAGCAACGAGGCCAAGCTGCGCCACACCCAGGCCCTGTCCGGCTCCGCCACGGATCGGCAGAAGGCCGAGTACCGCCTCAATGTGttcaccaccagcaccacccagcagcaggcaccccatcagaaacagcagcatcaccagctGCCGGAGACgccgcccacgcccacacagaGCTCGGACACGGCCCTGATGCAGACCGCGCAGACGAAGCAGGACTGGATCCAGGAGTGGGCGCGCAACGCACGGGCACGCAGTCTCGCGCAGGATGTGAGCGGCACGAGTGCCAGTCGACGCCAAcagcaggcccaggcccaggcccaggcacag CAACTGATGACACGCAGCTACAACTGCTCGGACACTGGCGGAGATTCGCTCACCGACGACAGCCTCAGCCTGTACAACCAGCAGCGACAGTATGCGGCCGCCGCCAAGCTTAATCGCAGTCTAGCGGAGCGCTACCGGCTGCTGGGCGACTGCGACTACGCCAGCGATCCGGCGTTGTGCAGTCACGGGGGCGGAGGAGGACTGGGGCCGGGGCAGGCGGTGGAGCCGCCGTATAAGCCGCCCAAGAGCCCCAGCAAGATACCCTCGCCGCTGCACACGCTGGGACGTGGGCGCAGTGCCAGCCGGTCGCGGCCGCAGACCGATGCCTATCTGGAGCAGACGGCGGCGGCCATCAGCAACCTGCAGCAGTCGCTGTCGCGCAGGAGCTCCGTAAAGTCGCCGGCACAGAGCAGTCCGCAGCACAGCCTGGAGGCAGGGGCGGGCGGTGGCTACCGGAGATCGCCGCTGCACCGGGCGCTCATGACCAGCAGCATCAACGaggcgcagctgcagctgctgacgAGCGGAGAGTACCTCCTGAAGCAGCTGCGGCGCCGCAAGAACTCTCTGGACGATGTGGAGCACGTCGAGCACTTGTACCGGCACGAGCACGCGTACGAGAAGTCGCCGCCTGAGGCGGCTGCCCCGTTGTCGCCGCTGCGTCGATCGAGCAgcttccagcagcagcaggggcaagGGCAGCATCCGGTGCGGCAGGCCCGACCCAACTTCCAGAACCTGTACACGCCGCCCGCGGCCCGTCACGCCCACGCCCTGAGCATGGTCCAGCAGCTGAAGAAGTCGgcgagcagcaacaacttcGACCAGGCCTACAGCGACTACGACAACGAGCTGCAGTACTACATCAACGACGAGGACGAGTTGGGCACCACCGGCGCCTACTACTCCAGCAACGAGGAGGACGAGGTGGAGGAGTCCCAGGGCTCGGTGCCGCTCACCAACACGCGGATGAACAAGGCCCTGCTCATGCGCATCGAACGGAGCAAGCAGCGGGTGGCGGGCACCGGACAGACCCAAGCCAAGCCCTCCTCAGCGCCGGCTGGCAAGCTGAGCACTGCccaggcaggggcaggcctCGTGGCATGCCCCAACACGCCCGAACTGCCGCGACGCGGCATCAGGAGTGCCTCGCGGGCGGCTCCCGGCTCTGGGCCCAAGACCCGCCAGTCGATGCCGCGCGAGACGAGCTTGAGTCGATTGGCCCAGCAGGTGCCCAGCTCCCTGGCCAACGCCaagaagcagctgctgcagacgGCCAACGCCAGCGTGGCTGCCGGTGCCAGGGAACAGCGAGTGCAGCCCAAGTATATGGACATTTCCAAGTACAAGCCGGCGCAGTCGAACAGCTTTCTGCGGAAGAACGACGCCAAGAGCACGCTGAAGCCGTCGGACCAGATGAAGcgcagtcccagtgccagctCCATGGGCCTGAGCCGGGGCGAGGGCACCCGTGCCAGCAATCGCAGTGTGCGGAGCACCGTCTCCGCCATGAACTCCAGTACCACGTCCCTGGGCGGCAGCAATTCCGGTAACCGGGCCTCTTCCGCTGCCCGACGAGATGCCTCAG TTAACAAGCAAAAGGAGGCCGAGATGGCCATGTGGAAGCGTCGTTCGACATACGACCCCATGAAGGCGGCAGCCGAGGATCGTCGCAGGAAGGAGGAAGCGCGTCGTGCCCAGAACCAGACGCAGAGTCAGCAACAGATGAACGACGAGGCCGATGAAGTGCCTTTCGAGAG
- the LOC4813758 gene encoding uncharacterized protein isoform X2: MTSYANDTTTTTTTAAAAAAAAATGAGNAAATAAAGATQAGVGGVAGAVESSKVKAKSGDTLRIGRGGRYSDEDGNSSDGREKTDTTPENIKKIAEIMDQTADKVVSGPATPQTQPPPPHSHSHPPLSPRHQLLSQVNPGSVGLGAAIDESSGKFCLGKPPPSPAEKAAAAQTRASHQKHQIGHARSNNSNSNDSSSRVCAGEAEEEDNSTESNSTTTATKQALAFTIDHFEASENDAAAQAARYKTMMERFQNRHKRGASMSKLETENATTTTGTNSGGGSGRHSQRSSLDAGSSMADDMSTPTSEQAPQVRLRVRERSASRVRDASKRHSWSPRSSGTTAPEPTATSRPASKSKLPPPASAKGAANQVANRTANQFTPRSTAMQLALRHVEMLCPQPPLADGKPLSEDAVSEAGTYTLDGDNYTEEQKDLMNIDRNAAAAAAKAAAAVAAAEAAAGAAAGVKMRPKQLPVKSNRGSNVLEVNFYHETPLQEHPPQHQQQQPQKSSTGAYLDQLKSRVLRQQAPLSPPTPPSPAADVGCFTSVTTSGVLAKQRALDTHPNKLTRHSHSHSLSTSQIDSSEYVSNEAKLRHTQALSGSATDRQKAEYRLNVFTTSTTQQQAPHQKQQHHQLPETPPTPTQSSDTALMQTAQTKQDWIQEWARNARARSLAQDVSGTSASRRQQQAQAQAQQLMTRSYNCSDTGGDSLTDDSLSLYNQQRQYAAAAKLNRSLAERYRLLGDCDYASDPALCSHGGGGGLGPGQAVEPPYKPPKSPSKIPSPLHTLGRGRSASRSRPQTDAYLEQTAAAISNLQQSLSRRSSVKSPAQSSPQHSLEAGAGGGYRRSPLHRALMTSSINEAQLQLLTSGEYLLKQLRRRKNSLDDVEHVEHLYRHEHAYEKSPPEAAAPLSPLRRSSSFQQQQGQGQHPVRQARPNFQNLYTPPAARHAHALSMVQQLKKSASSNNFDQAYSDYDNELQYYINDEDELGTTGAYYSSNEEDEVEESQGSVPLTNTRMNKALLMRIERSKQRVAGTGQTQAKPSSAPAGKLSTAQAGAGLVACPNTPELPRRGIRSASRAAPGSGPKTRQSMPRETSLSRLAQQVPSSLANAKKQLLQTANASVAAGAREQRVQPKYMDISKYKPAQSNSFLRKNDAKSTLKPSDQMKRSPSASSMGLSRGEGTRASNRSVRSTVSAMNSSTTSLGGSNSGNRASSAARRDASVNKQKEAEMAMWKRRSTYDPMKAAAEDRRRKEEARRAQNQTQSQQQMNDEADEVPFESVLRPNNNMTITGGGHGYSPRNSVENDAWTLGESSEYGEYVDDYDENDEAEAEAEADEEHDYVGQESDDVFERESAETAAQGSAE, encoded by the exons ATGACATCATACGCAAATGACACAACGACGaccacaaccacagcagcagcagcggcggctgccgcAGCGACTGGAGCAggaaatgcagcagcaacggcagcagccgGCGCAACCCAGGCGGGCGTAGGAGGCGTGGCTGGTGCAGTTGAATCATCGAAAGTCAAGGCCAAGAGCGGGGATACCCTGCGCATTGGCCGTGGTGGGAGATACAGCGACGAGGACGGCAACAGCTCTGATGGTCGGGAGAAGACCGACACCACGCCCGAGAACATCAAGAAGATAGCCGAGATCATGGACCAGACTGCGGATAAGGTTGTCTCTGGGCCGGCCACGCCCCAGACgcagcctccgcctccgcattcgcattcgcatccgCCCCTATCGCCCCGCCATCAGCTGCTGAGTCAGGTGAATCCGGGCTCTGTGGGCCTGGGCGCTGCCATCGATGAGTCAAGCGGCAAGTTCTGTCTTGGCAAGCCGCCGCCATCGCCGGCCGAAAAAG cggcggcagcacaGACCAGAGCGAGCCACCAGAAGCATCAGATCGGGCACGCTCGctccaacaacagcaacagcaacgacagcagcagcagagtgtGCGCCGGCGAGGCAgaggaggaagacaactcgaCCGAATCGAACTCAACGACGACTGCCACGAAGCAGGCCCTGGCCTTCACCATCGACCACTTTGAGGCCTCGGAGAACGATGCTGCGGCACAGGCGGCCCGCTACAAGACCATGATGGAGCGCTTCCAGAACCGACACAAGCGTGGCGCCTCCATGTCCAAGCTGGAGACGGAGAATGCCACCACCACGACCGGGACgaacagcggcggcggcagcggcaggcacTCGCAGAGGAGCAGCCTGGACGCCGGCAGCAGTATGGCCGACGACATGTCCACGCCCACCTCCGAGCAGGCGCCGCAGGTGAGGCTCCGAGTGCGCGAGAGGAGTGCCTCCCGGGTGCGAGACGCCTCCAAGCGGCACAGCTGGTCGCCACGTAGCTCGGGCACTACAGCCCCAGAGCCAACGGCCACGAGTCGTCCAGCTAGCAAATCGAAGCTGCCACCGCCGGCCTCTGCCAAGGGAGCCGCCAACCAGGTGGCCAACCGCACCGCCAACCAGTTCACGCCCCGCTCCACCGCCATGCAGCTGGCCCTCAGGCATGTGGAGATGCTGTGCCCGCAGCCACCGCTGGCCGATGGCAAGCCCCTCTCGGAGGACGCCGTCAGCGAGGCGGGCACCTACACGCTGGACGGCGACAACTACacggaggagcagaaggatCTCATGAACATCGACCGCAATgccgcagcggcggcagccaaagccgcagccgcagtagcagcagcagaagcagcagcaggagccgcgGCGGGAGTAAAGATGCGCCCGAAGCAGCTGCCGGTTAAGTCGAATCGAGGCAGCAATGTGCTGGAGGTGAACTTTTACCACGAGACGCCGCTGCAGGAGCACCCgccgcagcaccagcagcagcagccacagaagaGCAGCACGGGTGCCTATCTCGATCAGCTGAAGAGTCGTGTGCTGCGCCAGCAGGCGCCCCTGTCGCCACCCACTCCGCCCTCGCCGGCGGCCGATGTGGGCTGCTTCACCAGCGTCACCACCAGCGGAGTGCTGGCCAAGCAGCGGGCCCTGGACACGCATCCCAACAAGCTGAcgcgccacagccacagccacagcctgtCCACGTCACAGATCGACAGCTCCGAGTACGTGAGCAACGAGGCCAAGCTGCGCCACACCCAGGCCCTGTCCGGCTCCGCCACGGATCGGCAGAAGGCCGAGTACCGCCTCAATGTGttcaccaccagcaccacccagcagcaggcaccccatcagaaacagcagcatcaccagctGCCGGAGACgccgcccacgcccacacagaGCTCGGACACGGCCCTGATGCAGACCGCGCAGACGAAGCAGGACTGGATCCAGGAGTGGGCGCGCAACGCACGGGCACGCAGTCTCGCGCAGGATGTGAGCGGCACGAGTGCCAGTCGACGCCAAcagcaggcccaggcccaggcccag CAACTGATGACACGCAGCTACAACTGCTCGGACACTGGCGGAGATTCGCTCACCGACGACAGCCTCAGCCTGTACAACCAGCAGCGACAGTATGCGGCCGCCGCCAAGCTTAATCGCAGTCTAGCGGAGCGCTACCGGCTGCTGGGCGACTGCGACTACGCCAGCGATCCGGCGTTGTGCAGTCACGGGGGCGGAGGAGGACTGGGGCCGGGGCAGGCGGTGGAGCCGCCGTATAAGCCGCCCAAGAGCCCCAGCAAGATACCCTCGCCGCTGCACACGCTGGGACGTGGGCGCAGTGCCAGCCGGTCGCGGCCGCAGACCGATGCCTATCTGGAGCAGACGGCGGCGGCCATCAGCAACCTGCAGCAGTCGCTGTCGCGCAGGAGCTCCGTAAAGTCGCCGGCACAGAGCAGTCCGCAGCACAGCCTGGAGGCAGGGGCGGGCGGTGGCTACCGGAGATCGCCGCTGCACCGGGCGCTCATGACCAGCAGCATCAACGaggcgcagctgcagctgctgacgAGCGGAGAGTACCTCCTGAAGCAGCTGCGGCGCCGCAAGAACTCTCTGGACGATGTGGAGCACGTCGAGCACTTGTACCGGCACGAGCACGCGTACGAGAAGTCGCCGCCTGAGGCGGCTGCCCCGTTGTCGCCGCTGCGTCGATCGAGCAgcttccagcagcagcaggggcaagGGCAGCATCCGGTGCGGCAGGCCCGACCCAACTTCCAGAACCTGTACACGCCGCCCGCGGCCCGTCACGCCCACGCCCTGAGCATGGTCCAGCAGCTGAAGAAGTCGgcgagcagcaacaacttcGACCAGGCCTACAGCGACTACGACAACGAGCTGCAGTACTACATCAACGACGAGGACGAGTTGGGCACCACCGGCGCCTACTACTCCAGCAACGAGGAGGACGAGGTGGAGGAGTCCCAGGGCTCGGTGCCGCTCACCAACACGCGGATGAACAAGGCCCTGCTCATGCGCATCGAACGGAGCAAGCAGCGGGTGGCGGGCACCGGACAGACCCAAGCCAAGCCCTCCTCAGCGCCGGCTGGCAAGCTGAGCACTGCccaggcaggggcaggcctCGTGGCATGCCCCAACACGCCCGAACTGCCGCGACGCGGCATCAGGAGTGCCTCGCGGGCGGCTCCCGGCTCTGGGCCCAAGACCCGCCAGTCGATGCCGCGCGAGACGAGCTTGAGTCGATTGGCCCAGCAGGTGCCCAGCTCCCTGGCCAACGCCaagaagcagctgctgcagacgGCCAACGCCAGCGTGGCTGCCGGTGCCAGGGAACAGCGAGTGCAGCCCAAGTATATGGACATTTCCAAGTACAAGCCGGCGCAGTCGAACAGCTTTCTGCGGAAGAACGACGCCAAGAGCACGCTGAAGCCGTCGGACCAGATGAAGcgcagtcccagtgccagctCCATGGGCCTGAGCCGGGGCGAGGGCACCCGTGCCAGCAATCGCAGTGTGCGGAGCACCGTCTCCGCCATGAACTCCAGTACCACGTCCCTGGGCGGCAGCAATTCCGGTAACCGGGCCTCTTCCGCTGCCCGACGAGATGCCTCAG TTAACAAGCAAAAGGAGGCCGAGATGGCCATGTGGAAGCGTCGTTCGACATACGACCCCATGAAGGCGGCAGCCGAGGATCGTCGCAGGAAGGAGGAAGCGCGTCGTGCCCAGAACCAGACGCAGAGTCAGCAACAGATGAACGACGAGGCCGATGAAGTGCCTTTCGAGAG